The following proteins are co-located in the Tenrec ecaudatus isolate mTenEca1 chromosome 11, mTenEca1.hap1, whole genome shotgun sequence genome:
- the CFAP97D2 gene encoding uncharacterized protein CFAP97D2, producing the protein MSKVQNARPLVDSQAPPTFSHVCLKLKKLKLEEERLSVIDRDNRLLLEKIAYIMRTKGQTDNRNDYQHRR; encoded by the exons atgtccaaa GTCCAGAACGCCAGGCCACTGGTGGACAGCCAGGCCCCACCGACTTTCAGCCACGTCTGCCTGAAACTCAAGAAGCTGAAG CTCGAGGAGGAGAGGCTCTCTGTCATCGACAGGGACAACCGCCTGCTCCTGGAGAAGATAGCCTACATCATGAGAACCAAGGGACAGACTGACAACAGAAACGACTACCAGCACAGGAGGTAA